AggccattttctcattttaaatatgataGGTCCCCTCCCCCCTCCGGGAAGCAACAAGGAGTCTTCTTTGAGGGCAACTCATCTACCCTCCATAAGGGTGTAGGCAAAACAAGACCTTAGATGGGGATTTGGGTCTTACTAAAATTTTAAGTAGCTCTAGTTTCCCCACTCTCTCACCTGCGcaaatgaattctactttttCATTCTCCAAATATCCTGTTTTCCTCTTTTTGGACTCAGTTCACTGATCCCCTCTCCACATCCAGTCTCACAGAAGAGACTCAGATTTCCAAAGATTTAATTAATCGCACCAACTGTCAGGCCGCCCAAAAGGACCCGCCTCCGCTGTCGTTGTAGAAAACAGTTCCTTTATCCTTTCGTGGCTTGGTCTCCGGTGTGGAGCCCTGTATCTGCTCGCACCGCACCCCAGGAAGCCCTCAAAGGAGCTATATTTTTTCTGGACAGGCTTAAAGGGCTCCCCACTAGGGTACAAGCCTCCCTCCACCCCGCACATTccaatccccaacacacacacccacaggcGCCGGTGGGAAGTCGCAGGATGTACGACGGCTGGGGTTTTAttacaaaaatttcttttcaaatgcaaaatcaGACCAACAAGCTCGGAGACTCCCATTCTTCAACCTTTCTCCAGCGCCGCCCGTGTCCTGTCCCCAATTAACACGCACAAAACTCCCACGCGAGCGACCTCAGCCCCACACTGCATCCCACACTCAAGTCCACCCAGCCCcgaacttcttaaaaaaaaaaaaaaaagtctgttaaGAAACcttatcccccccccccccccccgctgaagCGCACAGGACCGTGCAGGGCGTGGAAGTCCCTTTCCCCGCGGTGTCCAAACACTGGTGCCCGGGGGCATGTCGCTGTCCGGGCGCTGCTGCGGCGGCCGAGCGGAGAGGGGGACGGGGGTCCGGGTCTCCCTTTTCGCAGTAGCTCTGTCGAAGGCGGCAGGCGTGGTGCTCAGTACAGCCCCAGGATGGCGGCGCCCACGTCCTTGGAGGGCCGGCGCTCTTGCACCAGAAAGTTGATCATGCTCTCGGACTTGATGAGCAGGTTGCAGCCCAGGAAGAAAACGCCGAAGACCACGGTGAGCGACAGCACGCATACCACGGCGATCTGCGCCACGCGCGACACCCACAGGCTGCGTTCGTCTGGAGCCAGTCCCGCCGGGACCCCGTCGCTGGCGGCCAGCGGCGCGCCCCCGGAGCAGCAGTCTAGCCACGTGCCCAGCCCGTGACTGCGGTTCCCCAGGGCCGCCCCGGCGCCGCTGCCCACTCCGCCCACCTCATCCAAGCTGGTGTGGTTCAGGAAAGTCGCGTTCATCGCGGCGCTGCGCCCGGGGTCTTGGCGCGCGGTCCGGGGTACACCAGGAGGCTGGCTCTGTTCGCGCTCTCCGGGACGCTCTGGcgcggggtgggggaggaagagggcTGCCCACGCGATGGCACCCTCTGGGGCCGCCTACCGCTGGGCACCGGGCAGGAAGCGGCACAGGGAGGGAGCAACAGGCGGCGCGGGAGCGGGAGCGGGAGCCGGAGAACCGAGAGCGTAGCGGTGGTCGGTGGAGCTCCCAGCGGCCCGGCCGCCCCTCCCCTCCaacggccccgccccgccccgccccgccgggCGTCTAGAGGGCGGGAATCCAGGCGAGGGCTCAGCCTCCGGAGTCCCACCGCTGCCGGGGGGCTGGGGTCCCGCGGCAGTCCCCAGTCCGAGGGCCAGCGAAGGTTGACCGCCTTTGGGCTAGAATATCTCCCCAAGGTGCTTATTCCAGGATTTGGTGCTCTTAGCGGTCAGATTCTTCTGGAGTCTGCCCTAAATCCCgtcttatctttttctttaaaccaGGGTAGGCCTCCGGCAGTTCCGCATCGCCTCTGCGGAACCTCCCAGCTTTTCCCCCGGACTGAAGGCTGAAGGAGTGTTGCATTGAGGACTGTACCCTGCCTCCTTTCCTACATCTCCTCTACCCTgccccatttaatttttttttaattaaaaataagctaCTGGAGTTTTTCCTTTTACAAAAACGTAGTCATTGTAGACCGGTCATAAGGCATGGatgagcaaaatgaaaaaaaaatctaaaacgtTATAATCTTACCATTCAACAAGGGTCGACGTCACCTTGGTACAAACTCTTTAGGCCTTTTCTATTGTGCGGGTCAGTATACATATATTCGAAGGGTGGGGGGGGTACAGTATTGGTGCATACTGTTTGCTGCAGCAGGTATCTGGCCTTTTGGccagttggattttttttcttagagagatGCTGGGCTATATCCTTTGCCTATCTCACTGCTGAGGACAGATCCTGACCTTTATGTACCCTGAAGTCTGGCTCCCTGCTGCAAAGAAATGGAGCAGGGAAGGGTGACTAGGGAATGGTAAGGGGACAATCTACTCCAGTGAGTCATGAGGAGCTGAACGTGATGGCTGGTCTTTGTtttattaagtacctactatATGGTCAGTACACTAAATACATTACCTCGCTGGATGCTTGAACCAGCATTTGAGTTTCAGCTGGACTGTTCCCTTGACATGAGGaatcaggggctagggttgttTAGTTGACTTACCCAGGACCATATAGCCAGGTAAACCTCAGCTCTCTCCTGTTCCAAAGCTACACTCTTAATTATTGCTCTTCCCCTTTCTTCCATTGTCCCTGAACTGATTTCTCTAGATACCTGGTgatgaggagaagggagaggtgtTGTCTTTGACCTGgagcaggaagggagagagaactTGGGTTTATGGGAGTAAATGAAGACTAGCCACAGAGAACAAGCCGAGGCAATTTAATCAGAGCTTGTTGAGAGTCTCTTGTAAGAGAGTCAGCCATTGTCACTTGTGTTTTGCAGAGACTCAAAGGCCGGTGGATACGTGGGAAGctttataataggaaaaaaggGACAGCTTCAGGCATGCCCTGGTGGGGCCTGTTGGCATGGGGAAGCTGTAGGGGGACTTCCTAGAAGAGGGGCATCCATGACATTGGTTAGGGGAACATACTTGCTTTCTCCAATTTATGCTAATTTTGGAATTAGGGACAAAATTAGGCAAGCTGTCCAAGTTCGAGCCATTTGGGACTAGTAGCTGTTTGGCTTCCCAGACTTTTATTGCAGGTTCCTGGTCCATGCTCTGTTTTCATGTGGTCTGGTCACTGTTTGTAGACTTGGTGTCTCATGCTCCTCCACATCAGGAGTGGGCACCCTGCCTGGCTTGAATCCAGCCACCTGCTCCCCGTCCAGTGTTCCCTCCTTCTACTGCTCCCTTCTGCCGTTTCTGGAACCACCGGTCCCAGCAGGTGTGGTTGCAGTTTGACGTATATTAACTCTTCACTCTTACAATTTCCCTGAAAGGCAAGTGTGTGTTAGTTGTTGACTGCTGCGGCTCAGATTTCCCCAAACCAAGCAAACATTTACCCTCGCTCATAGTTTCTGGGGCCAGGAAGCTGAAAGCAGTTTAGTTGGGGGCTCTGGCTCAGGATCCCTCATGGGGCTGTGGTCAAGGTGTTGACCAGGTCCATAGTCATCTGAAGGCTTGGCTGGTGATGAGGATGGGTTTTTGAGATCACTCCCTTACTGGGTGTTGGCAGTAGGCCTCCGTGACTAGTTGGCCATTGGCAGAGGGAAACCTAGGTCCTTGTCATTGTACTTCTTCATGGTGTTACTTCAGTGTCCCCACCACATGGCAGCTGAAACActcttttcacttttcttctcttccttctcctcctccttttccttcttctccttcctcccctcccctcccccctccctctccccttcccctccttctttctccttctccttcttcttctccagtactggggattgaattcaggggtactctatcactgacccacatccccagcccttcctttactttgtattttaatatagggtctcactaagttgccaagactggccttgaacttgctatccttttTCCTCAGCAACATCCCCCACCTCCGTAtcactttttttaaactttattttatttatttatttcaatgtggtgctgagaatcgaacccagggcctcacacgtgctaggcaagggctctattgctgagctacaacccctgccctCCCCGACCCCATGTCACTCTTGAAGAATGTGCCAGAATGTGAGGAAAGGAGAGGGACGGAACAGTAAGGCTGCAGAATGAAATATGTTAGCTGTAGTtgttatttaatctttatagaaAGCCTTGTAAAAAGAAATCCTCAGTCCCATTTGACAGTCAAGAAAAATGGAgactcagaaaggaaaaaattcttGCCCGAAGTCACAGAGAGCCAGTAAAGGGCACAGCCAGGATTTAAACCATCTTACAACCAAGCCCAAACTCTTCAGTGCTTGGTGTGTGGGGGTAGGTATATGTATGGGGGGAGTACTTCATGGTTAGGGAAATACTAGAAGCCCCTGAGGCCAGGGGTGGGGGGTCTCAGGAACCCAATGAAACGTCTGATAACTGGGTTGCCTCTCCTTCTCTAGAGACAAGAAAGCAGGTGCCTCTGGGCTCAGCTGCCACCCACATGGGACTATTTTTACCCTCTACCTTAGTGACAGtctgtgtccccaggctctgGAAGGGCCATCTGGGCAGTCTGACTCCCCGGGAGGGCCTGCCACCCAGAGGCTGTACGCCCTGCTGTC
This window of the Ictidomys tridecemlineatus isolate mIctTri1 chromosome 3, mIctTri1.hap1, whole genome shotgun sequence genome carries:
- the Rprml gene encoding reprimo-like protein, whose product is MNATFLNHTSLDEVGGVGSGAGAALGNRSHGLGTWLDCCSGGAPLAASDGVPAGLAPDERSLWVSRVAQIAVVCVLSLTVVFGVFFLGCNLLIKSESMINFLVQERRPSKDVGAAILGLY